From the Sulfurimonas sp. C5 genome, one window contains:
- a CDS encoding response regulator transcription factor, translating into MLNKILLLEDDPLFGETLVDMLEDEEFNVTLCPNGQAALDATFNQHFDLYLLDINVPLIDGVTLLKELREAEDETPAIFVTSHKEKEKMQEGFISGGDDYIVKPFDNDELLLRINALLRRFKKKEELCRCGLCIDQARKVITYQSQELELSKREFEVLSLLIKNANSIVSKEMIIDELYNLSEGGSEGAIRVYINRIKQLLPELNVENIRGIGYKLVC; encoded by the coding sequence ATGTTGAATAAAATACTGCTTCTGGAAGATGATCCTCTTTTTGGGGAGACTCTTGTAGATATGCTTGAAGATGAAGAGTTCAATGTTACTTTATGTCCAAACGGACAAGCTGCTTTAGATGCAACATTCAATCAACATTTCGATCTTTATCTTTTAGATATTAATGTCCCTTTAATAGATGGCGTAACACTTTTAAAAGAGCTTCGTGAAGCGGAAGATGAAACACCGGCTATTTTTGTAACATCTCATAAAGAGAAAGAGAAGATGCAAGAGGGATTTATCAGTGGTGGAGATGATTACATCGTAAAACCATTTGATAACGATGAATTATTATTGCGTATTAATGCACTGCTCAGACGTTTTAAGAAAAAAGAGGAGCTGTGCAGATGCGGTTTGTGTATAGACCAAGCACGAAAGGTTATTACTTATCAATCGCAAGAGTTAGAACTCTCAAAAAGAGAATTTGAGGTCTTGTCACTACTCATAAAAAATGCAAATAGCATTGTTTCAAAAGAGATGATTATCGATGAACTCTATAATTTAAGTGAAGGTGGAAGTGAAGGAGCTATACGGGTATATATAAATCGTATCAAGCAACTTTTACCTGAGTTAAATGTAGAAAATATCAGAGGGATAGGGTATAAACTTGTTTGTTAA